TACCCGCGTCCATGCCGCCTTCAGCGTTACCGGCACCCATAATTTCGTGGATTTCATCAATGAAAAGCACGATATTCGGATTATCCTGAACTTCTTTCATGAGTTGTTGCATCCGTTGTTCAAATTGACCCCGGATACCGGTGCCTTGAACAAGTGATGCCACGTCCAACCGAATAATTTCTTTATTTAATAGTTTTTGGGGAACTTGTCCCGAAACGATCTTCTGTGCGAGGCCTTCGACGACCGCCGTCTTACCAACCCCAGCTTCACCGATTAAGACCGGGTTATTCTTCGTCCGCCGGTTCAAAATCTCGATGACGCGGTTGATTTCGTTATCCCGACCGATGACTGGATCGACTTTGCCTTGCTTGGCTTGTTCCGTCAAGTTGTAGCCATATTGCCCTAAGAGGCCGCCGCCGTTATTGTTACCACGTCGGTTACCACCATTAGTTGGCCCAGCAGGTTGCGTCGGTTGTTGCCGACTCGTCGTATCATCGGGGGTGACGCCACCGCCTTGCATTGCGCGGAAAATGTCGTCAAGACCGCCAAAACCAAATGGATCTTGTGCCATATCAGTACCTCCAACTCCGTTATTTGGATGCTGTTCCTGATTCTTTAGTAGTTGATAGCAATTCTGACAAAGATTAATTTGTCGCCGCTGACCGTTGACGTTCGTATATAAATGAATCGTCGCTTCGTTCTTATGGCAGTTGTCACAAAGCATTTTGCTGTCACACCTTTCATATCAGAAATATAACTAAATTTAGGTTCAATTTAATTAAAGGTTCAAAAGCTGTTTGACCTTTGCTGACCTTTGACTATTAGTATAATGATTTTTAACCGTGATGCAACTCAAAAGTCTTGACGAGCAAGACAGGCTTGCAACCAGGTTTCGTAATACTAATCGAGTTACTGAGCCAATCAATTTAATTATTTCTGAAGTCTTTTTTGGTTCTAGTCAAAAGGCTTGTCATTCACAGAAATCAGTTGTATATTAAACTTCTGATTAGACCAGCCGTTGTACTGGCAAACTAATTATATTATAGTACAAAGTGTTAGTTTTGCATGGCAAAAGCCCGTGTTAGACTGGTCTAAGTCAGATAAATTGATCCCGGCAATCGGGCTTGTAGAAGGGGGTAACTTAGTGGCACCAGATTTTGAACAGTTAATGGAAGACTTGCGGACGGGAAAACGAGAAAATTTTAGCGTTGATCCGGACGACTTTATGGCGTTTCATGATGCCTATATGGGTTATGAGTATCGCAAACGAATCATTGGTATGGCGGAATTAGACGGCCATATTGTTTACCACTTTGACAAGGATGGTAAGGCTACCAATTAATCGCAATTGAATGAATGAAAGGGCTTGTATTTCAATTGGATAATTGCTATCATCAATACTAAGGGCTCTTGAGCAAATGTGTTGGCGGCAACTCGGTTTGACTCAGAACCAATTTAAATTTTACATCTTTGAAGGAGATCGAATAACTATGGAAAAGAAAGAATTTCACGTAATCGCAGATACAGGTATCCACGCACGTCCAGCTACTTTATTGGTACAATCAGCAAGTAAGTTCAACTCAGAAGTTACGTTGCAATACCAAGACAAGTCAGTTAACTTGAAGTCTATCATGGGTGTAATGTCACTCGGTGTTGGTAAAGATGCAGATGTTACGATTTCTGCTGAAGGTGCTGACGAAGCTGACGCAATTGCAGCTTTAACTGATACGATGAAGAAAGAAGGCTTATCTGAATAATGGCTGAAAAGGTACTAAAAGGAATTGCTGCCAGTGATGGGATTGCAATTGCTAAGGCCTATATGCTAGTTGATCCAGATTTGTCATTCGAAAAAACGACGGTTTCCGACATTGATGCCGAAATCCAACGGTTACATGATGCTTTTGATGCCTCTAAAGCTGAGCTAAAAGTCATTAAAGACAAAGCAACTCAGAGTTTAGGTGCCGAAGAAGCAGAAGTTTTTGAAGCTCATATCACAATTTTATCTGACCCTGAAATGTTAAGTCAAATTGAAGGTAAGATTAAGGATGATAAAGTCAATGCTGAAGAAGCTTTGAAGGAAGTTACTGATACTTTCATCGGCATGTTTGAAGCAATGACGGACAACGCATATATGCAAGAACGAGCTGGCGATATTCGCGATGTGACTAAGCGCGTTATGAGTCACTTGTTAGGGGTCACCCTACCAAGTCCTGCCTTAATCGATTCTGAAGTCGTCGTAATTGCCCATGATTTAACGCCTAGTGACACGGCGCAACTTGATCGTAAGTTCGTCAAAGGGTTCATCACCGATATTGGTGGTCGGACAAGTCACTCTGCGATTATGTCACGGACGCTTGAAATTCCAGCGGTAGTTGGTTCTGAATCTGCTACAACTGAAATTAAAGCGGGGACGACGATTATCCTTGATGGGATTAACGGGGAAGCTTTAGTAGCCCCAACCGATGCTGAAATCAGTGACTATCAACAAAAAGCCAAAGATTTCGCTGCCCAAAAGGTTGAATGGGAAAAGCTTAAGAATGAAGCGACCGTTTCAAAAGACGGTAAGCATTTTGAATTAGCTTCAAACATTGGGACGCCTGACGATATGGATGGTGTCTTGGAAGCCGGTTCTGAAGCAGTTGGTTTATTCCGATCAGAATTCTTGTACATGAACAGTGCGGAACTACCTGATGAAGATACGCAATTCGAAGCCTACAAAAAGGTTGTCGAAGGCATGCAAGGCAAGCCAGTGATTGTGCGGACCATGGATATCGGGGGCGACAAGCATTTACCTTACTTGCCACTTCCAGACGAAATGAACCCATTCTTGGGGTATCGGGCGATTCGGATTTCACTTGATCGTGACGATATTTTCCGGACGCAACTGCGGGCATTGCTACGGGCTTCACACTATGGTCAATTACGGATTATGTTCCCAATGATTGCGACCCTAGATGAATTCCGTCAAGCTAAAGCCATCTTTGAGGATGAAAAGGCGAAATTAGTCGCTGCCGGGACGCCAGTTGCTGATGATATCAAGCTTGGTATCATGATTGAAATTCCTGCTGCTGCTATTCTTGCTGACCAATTTGCTAAAGAAGTTGATTTCTTTAGTATTGGGACCAACGACTTAATCCAATATTCATTTGCTGCTGATCGTGGTAATGAACACGTCTCATACTTGTATCAACCATACAACCCATCGTTGTTACGGTTAATCAAGCATGTTATTGACGCGGCCCATGCCAATGGTCGGATTGCTGGGATGTGTGGTGAAGTTGCTGGAGACCAAATCGCGGTACCATTATTAATGGGCTTAGGTTTGGATGAATTCTCAATGAGTTCAACTTCAGTGCTGAAGACACGCTCATTGATGAAACGCATTGATACGACTGAAATGGCTAAATTAGCTGACAAAGCCGTTAACGAATGTGTGACCAATGAAGAAGTTAAAGCATTAGTTGAAAAGAACGTTTTTAATAAATAAGCGCTTCTTTAAACGGGTGGATCATCATGATCCATCTTTTTTTTACATAAAAATAGGGCATCCAGTGCTGGAATCCACAGGGAACTCTTAATTTATCTTAAGATTATTTGCAACTCTGATACTGAACCAATATAATTGTTATAATTAATTATCAAAAGTGATCGAGAATGCTCAATCAAATGGACTTAATGCCTGATTGAAGCAACGAAGACTAATTGGCAGCTTCAATTAGTTCTCGGAAATAAAGGGAGAATCTACGTGAATATCGGGATATTTACAGATACATACTATCCACAAGTTAGTGGGGTAGCAACGTCGATCAAGGTGCTGCGCAATCAACTTGAGCGGGCTGGTCATCAAGTGTATATCTTTACGACCACGGATCCCCATGTTGATAAAAATATCTATGAACGCAATATTTTTCGGTTTACGAGTATTCCGTTCGTGTCCTTTACGGATCGACGGATTGCTGTTCGTGGGTTGTTCAAAGCCTACCAAGTTGCGAAAGACTTAGGCTTAGATATTGTGCATACGCAAACTGAATTTTCGATGGGCATGATTGGTAAGTTTGTCGCGAAACAATTAAAGGTGCCATGCGTCCATACCTACCATACGATGTATGAGGACTATTTACACTATATCGCTAATGGCAAACTATTGAAGCCTTACCATGTTAAAGAGGCGACGCGGGCTTATTGTTACCATTTAAATGGCATTGTGGCGCCCAGTCAACGGGTCGCCAATACCTTAAAAAAATATGGCGTTAAAACACCGAGTCGGATTATTCCAACGGGTATTGATATTAATCAATATGAACAAGCGCCAACCGCTGATTATCGGCAAAAATTAGGCTATGCCGCCACAACACCGGTACTATTATCGTTAAGTCGGTTAGCCTATGAGAAGAATATCCATGAAGTTATTGCAGCCTTGCCAGCAGTATTAGAGCAAGTGCCAGCGGCACAATTAGTTATTGTGGGTGATGGCCCAGCACGTGAAACGTTGGAAAACCAAGTTAAAGCTACCAATCTGAGCGAGCATGTGCAGTTCACCGGTGAGATTGATAATGATGAAGTTTATAATTATTATCAAATGGCCGACTTATTTGTGGCGGCTTCAAATTCGGAGTCACAGGGGTTAACCTATATTGAAGCGATGGCAGCGGGACTTAAAATGGTAGTTACGAGTAGTCCATATACGGATCAACTGTTGGATGACCCTTCATTAGGGACGACGTTTACTAGTGAGTCGGCGTTAGTTCGAGATGTGGTCCGATATTTACAGCATCCACATGCATTTGATGATCCAAAACCACGCCAAAAAAAGCTTTACCAGATTTCAGCCGAGTATTTTGGCAAACAAGTAATTAATTACTATCAAGATGTTCAGTTGACCTATTCAGAATCAGCAGGGAAGTCAGCCGATATCAGTGACTAAGGGGACGAATTATGCTAAACATTACGATGTTTTCGAAAGCTGACTCAGTTAAAGGTCAAGGGGTCGGGAGTGCGTACCAAGAATTGATGCGGTTATTGCAGACTCATTGGCAGACCGAATTCAATCTCAAAGTTAATCGTTACGGTCGTTCGACGATTTCACATTATCATACGGTTAATCCGATGTTTTATTTGTCGACATTTATGCCCAACCGGGGACGTAAAATTGGTTATGTCCATTTTTTACCGGAAACGTTAACGGGGAGCTTAAAGTTGCCCAAGCCACTGCAAGCGATTTTTAACCGTTATTTGATTTCGTTTTATAAGCGCATGGATCATATCGTTGTCGTTAATCCGACGTTTATTCCGAAGCTGGAAGCCTACGATATTAAGCGGGCTGATGTGACCTATATTCCAAACTTTGTTAGTAAACGTGAGTTCTATGAAATGGCACAACCAAAACAAGTCAAGTTGCGCCAAGCCTATGGGTATGACCAAAATAAATTTATGATTTTGGGAACTGGTCAAATTCAAGACCGCAAAGGGGTACCGGATTTTATTAAGTTAGCGCGTCAAAATCCAGATATTCAATTTGTCTGGGCCGGGGGTTTTTCGTTCGGGCGGATTACGGATGGCTATCAAGAATTAAAAAAAGTAGTCGATAATCCACCGGCCAACTTGTCGTTTCCGGGTATTGTCGATCGAGAAAAATTAGTCGATTATTATAACATGGCGGATTTATTCCTCTTGCCATCGTATAATGAACTATTTCCCATGTCAGTGTTAGAAGCGTTTAGCTGCGGGACGCCCGTCTTATTACGGGACTTAGACTTATACCGGGCGATTATTGACGGTTATTATCAAGCTGCGGCGGATGTCGATGAGATGCAGCAGCAGATTTCACAACTACGTCAGAATCCGGCCGGCTTACAATTTCTACATGATAAGGCTGTCTTAGCGTCGGCGGATTATTCTGAACAGCGGTTAGCTAAAATCTGGCATGATTTTTACTTACAGCAGGCAAAAGAGGGGTAGCCATGACTAGAAAAAATGTGTGGTCTTTACTAGCCATGATTTTAATCGGGGTCGGCATTTCGTGGTATTCACTACGTAATGTCCAACTCAGCCATTTAATGGCCGACATCACCCAGTTAAACTGGTGGTGGCTATTGGTGGCACTAGGTTGTGTGGGGCTCTACTATGGCTTAGAAGCAGTCGTGGTGCAGAAGTTTGTTCGTCATCGGTACCGGCATTATTCTTTTAAGAGTGCATTGCGGGTTCCTTTAGCAGAACAGTTGTTTAATGGGATTACGCCGTTTTCATCCGGGGGCCAGCCGGCTCAAATTTTTGTGATGGCCCAATCCGGCATTGATGCGGGGCGCGCAAGTTCCGTGGCGTTAATGAAGTTCGTGGTGTTTCAAGCGATGGTCGTATTGAATTTCTTAGTTGCAATGTTGGTCGGTTTTCATTATCTAGCTGAAAAGTTAAGCTACTTATCGTTGTACGTGTTATTAGGCTTTTTGATTCATTTTGCTGTGATTGTTGGCTTGTTATTAGTGATGTATTGGTATAATTTCACTAAAAAAGCGGTCAAGATTGTTTTAATTCCGGTTGGCTGGTTCATGCATGGCGACCGTTTTACCCGGTTACAAACAACAATCAGTGAAAAAATTGATTCGTTTTATGAAGAAAGTGTCCGCATGACTAAGGATTGGCGAATGTTAGTGGAAATTTCGCTGATTACGTTCTTTCAACTATTGTTTTACTATATGATTCCGTATTTTATTATGCGGGCCATGGGATATCATGGCATTAATATTATTATGGTCACTAGTTTGAACGTGTTGATTTTCTTAGTGACGTCGCTATTTCCAATTCCTGGGGGCGCTGGGGGTGCTGAGTTTGGGTTTACCGAGCTGTTTGCGAAGTTTATTCCTAGTCATAGTAAATTAATTTTGGCCATGCTCATTTGGCGGATTTTAACTTATTATCTAGGCTTATTCCTAGGGATGTTTGCGATGGCGATGCGCCCAGAAAAAGCGGAAGAAATAAAAGATAGACCGAATGAGTAAGGATGAAGCGCTAGCGACTTGCCGGCGCTTTTTGTTGATTAAAGGGGAATAAGTATGTTGAAGTTAAAAAAACACCAACGGGTACGTGTTTGGTTAATGTTAGGGTTAGGATTGAGTGGTGTGGGGCTAATTACCCAGCCAGTTCACGCTCAGAAAAACCAAGCGGATGCGGTTAAGGCGGCGTATATTGTTGATGCCAATTCTGGTCAGGCGGTCTACGCACAAAATGCAGATCAAAAGTTACCGATTGCGTCATTGAGTAAACTGATGACCTTATATTTAGTTGAACAGGCAGTCAAACAAGGCAAAATCAATTGGACGGATAATGTGCCAATCAGTAAACAGGTGCGTAAGATGGCGAGCAGTGCCACGTTATCCACGATGCCGATGGCGGCTAATGAGCGTTTTACCGTTAAAGAACTCGTTGCCGCAACTTTGGTGGGTTCGTCCAATAGCAGTGCGATTGCGTTGGGTGAATATTTAGGTGGTAGTAATGCTAAATTCATCCAATTAATGAATCAACAGGCCCAAAAATGGCATTTAGCGGCTAATTTTGTGAGTGCATCTGGATTAGATAATACGGATTTAACGACGTATCATTATAATTTGCCGGGGACGAGTGATCAGGCCCAGAATATGGTTTCAGCGCGTGCAATTACGACGATTGCGCGGCATTTGATCAATGAATTTCCAAGTATTGTACAGGTTTCTAACCAGAGTGCGGTTAAAGTCCATAAATATCGGGTTCCAACGTCAGTTCTAATCTTAAAGGGGCAATCCTACTATGATGGGCGCGTGCCTGTAGATGGCCTTAAAACAGGGTATACGGCGCAAGCTGGTGGATGCTTAGTGGCGACGTTCCACCAAAATGGTCGGCGGATGATTGCGACCACGTTAGGGTCCACTTGGAAATTTACTGCGAATAATAACTTGCGGCTCAAGCTAAAACAGCAGGAACAGTATCGCACGGTGGTCCCCAAAACACTCGATTATCAGATTCCAGGGACCCAAACAACGGTCAAATTAGTAGCGCAATCGGATGGTCATCGTTGGACGAATCAGCAACAGCCCATTCAAAAAACAACGGTGGCAGTTTGGCCGATGCACCGTGACCGGCCTAATTATTTAGCCGCCCATACGACGGTGATGAAAGTTCAGTTAACGGATCCATTATCGGGGGCAACCAGTACGGTGAAGTATCAAACACCGCAAGCCGTGACCTTGTTAGGACCGATTCAATGGGCGACGACCGACAATGCTAAGCCAATCTTAAATTTGGATACCGCATTTGCCATGAACGAATAAAAAATAACGTTGTCATCAAATTTTGGCGATGAAAAAACGAGCTGGGGAGTTAGTTCCCGAGCTCGTTTTTAGATTGTCGTGAGTTAAGCAGTTTGGTTAGCGGAATCTTGCATGTAGGCGGTTAGTCGCGCCATTGCTTTTTGCAATTTTTCCATACTAGCAGCATAACTCAGCCGGACGTAACCTTCACCCTGAGCACCAAAACCAGTCCCAGGAATAATAGCTAACTTATTTTTACGTGCTAGGTCTTTGCAAAAGGCCATCGCATTTTGATTAAAGCCGGCTGGGATTTTAGCAAAGATATAAAAGGCACCTGTTGGTCGGGCAATTTTGAAACCTAAGTCGGCCATTGTCTTGTAAACAAAGTCACGGCGCGCTTGATATTCGGTCCGCATTGGGAGCGCGTCATCCATGCCGTTAGTTAGAGCTTCAATCCCGGCTTTTTGGGCAATCGTGGTGGCAGCAGTCACGTAATATTGATGGACTTTCTTCATTTGGTCGGTCATTTCTTTCGACGCAAACAAGAAGCCAATCCGCCACCCAGTCATCGCATGTGATTTTGATAACCCATTAATTAAAATAACTTCATCCGGAATGTATTTTGCGATTGAAACGTGGGTACTCCCATAAGTTAATTCACTATACACTTCGTCGGAAACAACCCAGAGGTTATGGCGTTTGAAACAAGCTGCTAACGCTTTAATTTCGTCTTCAATATATGTCACACCGGTAGGATTATTTGGATAATTCATAATAATGCCTTTGAAGTGCTCATTAGGGTGTGCTGCGATAAAGTCATCGACTAATTTAGGTGTAATCACAAAGTCGTTGATCCCAGTATCCATAAATAGAGGGGTTGCCCGGGCTTCTTGAATGATTGGAATATAAGCCGGGAAGATTGGTGAAGGGACGATAATCGCATCGCCAGGGTTACAAATGGTGGTTAATGCCGTGGCAATGGCTTCAGTCGCGCCTACTGTGACCAAGACTTGGTCGGCAGCATTATAATGTAGCCCGTATTTTTTCGCTTGGAAATTAGCGGCGGCTTCACGTAGTTCTAGTAAGCCAGCCATCCCAGTATAGTGTGAAAAATTATCATCAATCGCTTTTTTTGCTGCGTCTTTCACGTGTTGGGGGGTGTTAAAATCGGGTTCCCCTAAAGTTAATTTAACCATATCAGGAATAGCACTGACTTCCTCGTCAAATTGGCGAATGGTGGATACTTGAATTTGAGCAATGGTATCGTTGAGATCATCTCTAAACAATGTCATGAACAAGACTCCTTTGTTTTATAAATTGTTTTAAGTTTATCACATCTTCACAAGGACAAACGGTTGCTTTGCGGTATAATTAAATGTGATAATTTGCTTTGAAACGGGGCTACTCACTAAAAAGACGTGCCATTGGTCTCATTTTTTGCTAGAATAAAAACAAAACTTAAGGAGCGAGATTATAATAATGGAAAAATCTGAATTATCAGCAATTCTCAAACGACTAGAAGCAATGCGGACCTCGGAAGCTACGGAAGTTCAATCACGACGGTTCGAAAAGGAAGGTGTTGAACGCGGTCAGGTTGCCTATGACCCAGCAACATCAACGTACACGCTCCAAGAAGTTAATCCTGATCAAACGTTCGAATTCGATAACATCGACTTAGTTGCGATTGAACTATATGACTTGTTAACCGATAATTAACATTTCCGCCAATTAGATATTTTAAAAGACTGATCCATATTATGCGTTGAATAGTGAAGAATTGTTGAAGAAATCTTCAAGATATTGCTAACTAGCCCTCAACCGTTATAATATGGATTTGTTAATAGCAATGACGGAGGAATTATGATGCCCAAATTTATAAAAAACACGGTTGGAAAGGTCAATACAACCCTTGGCTTCTTTATCCTAACAGTGGTCTTATTTTGGCTAAAGACGTATATCGCCTATCAAACTGAGTTTACGCTTGGGGTTAAAGGTCCCGTGCAACAATTTATTTTGATTCTTAACCCGTTTCCAACAGCGATTGTACTGTTGGGGGTGGCGTTATACTTTAGAGGTCGCTTAAAATATTGGATGATGATGATCATCGATGCCTTACAGACAACCTGGTTGTTTGCCAATATTTTGTATTACCGTGAGTTTTCTGATTTTATGTCAGCTGGTGTAATCAAGAGTTCAGGGGCTTCAAGCACTAATCTTGGCACCAGTTTAAGCCAGATTATCCGTGGCACCGACTTCTTAGTTTATGCCGATGTCGTGATACTCATTTTATTATTAGTATTTAAGGTAATTCGGATTGATCCTCGGCCGTTCAAGCTTCGTTATGCTGCAACGCTAACGATGATTGGGGTCGCTTTGTTTGCAGTTGATTTGGGGATGTCAGAGCATGACCGTTCTGATTTACTAACCCGGACTTTTGATAATAATTACATCGTGAAGTATTTAGGGTTAAATACTTACGCGGGTTACAGCTTTTATCAGACTGAAAAAGAAAGTGCCACGCGAGCTCAGGCTAGCAGTAGTGATATGAAGAGTGTGCTAGCTTATCTAAAGAAGAACCAGGCTAGTGAGAATATCAAGTACTTTGGTAAGGCTAAAGGTAAGAACGTCTTTGTGATTCATTTGGAGAGTTTCCAGCAATTTTTAATTGATTATAAGGTCGATGGTAAAGAAGTAACACCGAACTTAAACAAGTTCTATCATAATAAGAACACGTTGAGTTTTGATAACTTTTATCACCAAGTGGCCCAGGGGAAGACTTCAGATGCTGAAATGATGATGGAAAACTCCTTGTTTGGGTTACCAACTGGTTCGGCAATGACACAATATGGGACGTCGAACACCTTTCAAGCAGCGCCAGCAATTTTAGCGCAAAAAGGGTATACGACGGCGGCCTTTCATGGGGATGTCGCCAGTTTCTGGAATCGAGACAATGCCTACAAATCATGGGGATATGATTACTTCTTCTATTCATCGTATTATAAAGAGAAGGCGAGTTATAACATTGGTTATGGGTTGAAGGACAAAATCTTCTTAAAAGATTCAGTGAAGTATTTGGAACAACTCCCGCAACCATTCTATGCGAAGCTGATTACGTTGACTAACCATTATCCGTATACACTAGATAAGCAAAATCAATCCATTGATAAGACGACGACTGGTGATTCTACCGTCGATGGCTATGTGCAAACCGCACACTATTTAGATCAAGCTTTTGCTGAATTCATTAGTTATTTGAAGAAGGCCGGCTTATATAAGAATAGTATGATTGTGTTGTACGGAGACCATTACGGGATTTCAAATAATCATCGTGCGGCAATTGCCCAGCTATTGGGTAAGAAATCCGTCAATAACTTTGATTTAGCACAATTCCAGAAAGTGCCGTTTATGATTCATGCGGATGGAATTGAGGGTGGGGTTAACCATACCTATGGTGGCGAAATCGATGCGTTGCCAACCATCTTTGATTTATTAGGGATTAAGAATAAAGGGTACATTCAGTTTGGGACTGACTTACTGTCGAAACAACATGATCAAACGGTTGCCTTTAGAAATGGTGATTTTGTATCACCAACTTATACGAAGCTCGGGGGTACGGTCTATGACACTAAGACTGGTGAACAGTTGAAGAACATGACCAACACCCAAAAGCAGACGGTCAAACAGATGCAGAACCATGTAACAACGGAACTGTCCTTGTCTGATCGGGTTATTCAAGGTGATTTATTGCGTTTCTATACGCCGAAGGGCTTTAAGAAAGTCAATAAATCCAACTACAGCTATAAGATTACGAAGACTTTGAAATCGTTGAAGGAACTTCAAGCTGAGAAGCAGACGAGTGTTTTGTCGAAGAATAAAGGCAAGTCAACGGTTGATCTGTATAAGACGGATGCACCAGAACTATCTAGTTCCAGTGCTGATTCGAGTTCGGAGTCAAGCTCAAGTAACTAGTTGCTCAAAGAGATGTCGTTTATGCGACATCTCTTTTTGTGTTTACTGGGGGCTTTG
This region of Lactobacillus sp. CBA3605 genomic DNA includes:
- a CDS encoding YkuJ family protein, which translates into the protein MEKSELSAILKRLEAMRTSEATEVQSRRFEKEGVERGQVAYDPATSTYTLQEVNPDQTFEFDNIDLVAIELYDLLTDN
- a CDS encoding lysylphosphatidylglycerol synthase transmembrane domain-containing protein codes for the protein MTRKNVWSLLAMILIGVGISWYSLRNVQLSHLMADITQLNWWWLLVALGCVGLYYGLEAVVVQKFVRHRYRHYSFKSALRVPLAEQLFNGITPFSSGGQPAQIFVMAQSGIDAGRASSVALMKFVVFQAMVVLNFLVAMLVGFHYLAEKLSYLSLYVLLGFLIHFAVIVGLLLVMYWYNFTKKAVKIVLIPVGWFMHGDRFTRLQTTISEKIDSFYEESVRMTKDWRMLVEISLITFFQLLFYYMIPYFIMRAMGYHGINIIMVTSLNVLIFLVTSLFPIPGGAGGAEFGFTELFAKFIPSHSKLILAMLIWRILTYYLGLFLGMFAMAMRPEKAEEIKDRPNE
- a CDS encoding glycosyltransferase family 4 protein; translated protein: MNIGIFTDTYYPQVSGVATSIKVLRNQLERAGHQVYIFTTTDPHVDKNIYERNIFRFTSIPFVSFTDRRIAVRGLFKAYQVAKDLGLDIVHTQTEFSMGMIGKFVAKQLKVPCVHTYHTMYEDYLHYIANGKLLKPYHVKEATRAYCYHLNGIVAPSQRVANTLKKYGVKTPSRIIPTGIDINQYEQAPTADYRQKLGYAATTPVLLSLSRLAYEKNIHEVIAALPAVLEQVPAAQLVIVGDGPARETLENQVKATNLSEHVQFTGEIDNDEVYNYYQMADLFVAASNSESQGLTYIEAMAAGLKMVVTSSPYTDQLLDDPSLGTTFTSESALVRDVVRYLQHPHAFDDPKPRQKKLYQISAEYFGKQVINYYQDVQLTYSESAGKSADISD
- a CDS encoding glycosyltransferase family 4 protein, coding for MLNITMFSKADSVKGQGVGSAYQELMRLLQTHWQTEFNLKVNRYGRSTISHYHTVNPMFYLSTFMPNRGRKIGYVHFLPETLTGSLKLPKPLQAIFNRYLISFYKRMDHIVVVNPTFIPKLEAYDIKRADVTYIPNFVSKREFYEMAQPKQVKLRQAYGYDQNKFMILGTGQIQDRKGVPDFIKLARQNPDIQFVWAGGFSFGRITDGYQELKKVVDNPPANLSFPGIVDREKLVDYYNMADLFLLPSYNELFPMSVLEAFSCGTPVLLRDLDLYRAIIDGYYQAAADVDEMQQQISQLRQNPAGLQFLHDKAVLASADYSEQRLAKIWHDFYLQQAKEG
- the ptsP gene encoding phosphoenolpyruvate--protein phosphotransferase, whose translation is MAEKVLKGIAASDGIAIAKAYMLVDPDLSFEKTTVSDIDAEIQRLHDAFDASKAELKVIKDKATQSLGAEEAEVFEAHITILSDPEMLSQIEGKIKDDKVNAEEALKEVTDTFIGMFEAMTDNAYMQERAGDIRDVTKRVMSHLLGVTLPSPALIDSEVVVIAHDLTPSDTAQLDRKFVKGFITDIGGRTSHSAIMSRTLEIPAVVGSESATTEIKAGTTIILDGINGEALVAPTDAEISDYQQKAKDFAAQKVEWEKLKNEATVSKDGKHFELASNIGTPDDMDGVLEAGSEAVGLFRSEFLYMNSAELPDEDTQFEAYKKVVEGMQGKPVIVRTMDIGGDKHLPYLPLPDEMNPFLGYRAIRISLDRDDIFRTQLRALLRASHYGQLRIMFPMIATLDEFRQAKAIFEDEKAKLVAAGTPVADDIKLGIMIEIPAAAILADQFAKEVDFFSIGTNDLIQYSFAADRGNEHVSYLYQPYNPSLLRLIKHVIDAAHANGRIAGMCGEVAGDQIAVPLLMGLGLDEFSMSSTSVLKTRSLMKRIDTTEMAKLADKAVNECVTNEEVKALVEKNVFNK
- a CDS encoding pyridoxal phosphate-dependent aminotransferase, with the protein product MTLFRDDLNDTIAQIQVSTIRQFDEEVSAIPDMVKLTLGEPDFNTPQHVKDAAKKAIDDNFSHYTGMAGLLELREAAANFQAKKYGLHYNAADQVLVTVGATEAIATALTTICNPGDAIIVPSPIFPAYIPIIQEARATPLFMDTGINDFVITPKLVDDFIAAHPNEHFKGIIMNYPNNPTGVTYIEDEIKALAACFKRHNLWVVSDEVYSELTYGSTHVSIAKYIPDEVILINGLSKSHAMTGWRIGFLFASKEMTDQMKKVHQYYVTAATTIAQKAGIEALTNGMDDALPMRTEYQARRDFVYKTMADLGFKIARPTGAFYIFAKIPAGFNQNAMAFCKDLARKNKLAIIPGTGFGAQGEGYVRLSYAASMEKLQKAMARLTAYMQDSANQTA
- a CDS encoding D-alanyl-D-alanine carboxypeptidase family protein; translation: MLKLKKHQRVRVWLMLGLGLSGVGLITQPVHAQKNQADAVKAAYIVDANSGQAVYAQNADQKLPIASLSKLMTLYLVEQAVKQGKINWTDNVPISKQVRKMASSATLSTMPMAANERFTVKELVAATLVGSSNSSAIALGEYLGGSNAKFIQLMNQQAQKWHLAANFVSASGLDNTDLTTYHYNLPGTSDQAQNMVSARAITTIARHLINEFPSIVQVSNQSAVKVHKYRVPTSVLILKGQSYYDGRVPVDGLKTGYTAQAGGCLVATFHQNGRRMIATTLGSTWKFTANNNLRLKLKQQEQYRTVVPKTLDYQIPGTQTTVKLVAQSDGHRWTNQQQPIQKTTVAVWPMHRDRPNYLAAHTTVMKVQLTDPLSGATSTVKYQTPQAVTLLGPIQWATTDNAKPILNLDTAFAMNE
- a CDS encoding phosphocarrier protein HPr, whose translation is MEKKEFHVIADTGIHARPATLLVQSASKFNSEVTLQYQDKSVNLKSIMGVMSLGVGKDADVTISAEGADEADAIAALTDTMKKEGLSE